The genomic window tttttttttttcatctgttcAGTAACGGTATGATCAATTCTTGAACACACttgttactattgttactattGCTTCAGTATGTCAGACACATCTTTTGAATATAAGATTTCTGCTCTCAAAGGTTGCCACTGTGTCAGAAAGATCCCGTATTATGGACCTTGAGAAGGATCTTTCCCTGCGTACAAGAGAGGTAGCTGACCTGCAGCTGCGTCTTGGGACCCAACAAGGCTCCGAGGACTCTACTCTTTCTCCCCTTCTGGAGGAGATAAACTCTCTGAGAGATCAGTTGGCTACCCAAGTAGTTAAGCAGCAAGAAGAGCTAACAAAGTACAAGGAGAAGCTAGAAGCTCAAGAAAAGATCCACAGTGAGGCAGCTGCCCATCTCCAGGCTACATCTGTAAGGCTCTCTGGTGACAACGAACAGTTGCAGATGCGTGTAAGCCAGGCTGAGAAGGAGAATGCTGATGTTATTGAACTGTGGCGTTCCAAGTTGGAATCTGTCATTGCCTCTCATCAGCAAGCCATGGGTGAGCTGAAGGTGTCCTTCAGCAAAGGTGCAGGTGCCCAGACAGAAGAACTTATCGAAACCAAAAGTGCACTAGAGGGTCTGAAAATAGAGCACAATTTGGCTCTAGAGGAGGCTGGAGCCAAGCATGAGGCTGATGCTGCAGCGTTGACTCGTGAGATGCAGGCACTTAAGGCACAGCTGTTTTCTTTGGTTGAAGACAAGGAACGACTGGAAGAGTCACTACGGTCCAGTGTTGACAAAACAGAAGAGCAGCACCTTGTGGAGATGGAGGAAGTTCTTGGAAAACTCCATAATGCTGACCTTAAGGTGAAGGACCTAGAGGAGAAAGAAGCAATGTTGGCACAACAGGCCCAAGATGATGACAGAGAAACCAAAAAGCGGATTTCCGAAATGGTGGCTCTGCGCAGCCAAGTAGCACAAGGTAACCAGGAGCTTGTGACCCTGAAGAGTCAATTAGAGGTGGTTCAGAGCCAAGGGAACAACCAGGGAGCCAAGGTGGGTTCTTATTCACCTCGTGACCACTTTCATATTTCATCTTCAGTGCGTCCCATGTTTGAGCAAAgttgtccttttttcttctgttcgGTTAGTATGTGATTTCCAGACGATGCTTTTTCGCTTTGTCCATTGTAATTTTCACTTCTATAGGTCAGTGAATTGAACTCCCAGTTGGAGGGCCAACAACAAGAAGTCCTCACTTTACAGCAGAGTTTGACCACTGTTCAGCAGGAGAAGGATGCCCTGGAAAAGGAGCTTGGAGGCCTGGTGTGACTTTTAACTTAATTTTGGATGTGCATACCGTACCTTTTGGTGTTGGGATAGCAGTCAttatattttccattttcagTGCCCTTTGATGGAAGAAAAACTTACTTTTCTCTACTGCAATTTCTTGTTACTTATCGGCCAACATATGCAAAGATACCAATATCTGCAATGAGCTAATTTCAGCTCAAATATCTGCTCATCTGATGTATCAGCGGgtcaaataataaacaaacaagtatTCAAATTCTGTACAAACCACAACAGGTTTTGTACAAACCACGATAATCTTAATCATCACTCTTTGTAAATTTGCTATTGCTGAAATTCATACACAAACATTTGATGCAAACATATTTTTCCAGAAACAACGGTTGGCTGAAAGCACAGAGGAGCAGACTACATCAGCAAACACTATGCAAGGTAAATGACAAGCAATTGTAACATTTCATTCGGTGTATAAAGGCTTCTAGGATCTAAATTGTaatctttttccttttgcagAAACACTTGAGAAGCTCAGTAAGAAGGAAGAGCAGTGCACATCTCTGACCACAGAATCAGAGTCTCTAAGAAGTCTACTTGCCGGTGAGAACAATAGAACTGCATTCATCttgaatgttttgtaaaaaGTTTTGTATCTAGTttgcttttttccccatttcTCGTTGAACCTTACAAAGTTGTTTTGTCTTAACTCAGGGCTCGAGAGGAAACTGAAGGCTGCAGATGAAAAGCTTGAGCAGCTCTCAAAGGCCAAATGCAAGCTAGAAAATGATATTTCCGACATAAGGAAGACATCTGGTGATAGTTCAGAACAGCTGACCAAAATTAATGATGATCTCATACAGAAAGAAAGGTGCCACACTTCATTATGCCCTGCTCTTATATCACTTCATTACTCCACAAAACATATTATACCAATCGTGTCATTTCCCTATGACACATTAAGAAAGGTTCTTGCCTTTGTTCCATTCCATGCTGTAGTCAATGTTTTGTTCAGTAATCTAACCGGTCACTGAACATCCTCCTCAGATGTCCTCTTTTTTGTTATCACTCAGGAGGCTTGAGGAGTTACAGAGTCAACTatcagaggagaaggagaaggtggcACACTCGAATGAACAACTCCAGCAAGAACAACTCCGCAAAGAGCAGGAGCTGATGGAGACCAGAGATGCCCACCAGTCTCAGATAAGTGGCCTCCAGGAGAAGATTGATAACTTGGTAAGTATTGTTGGGCAGTTGCAAAAATGCCACAGGGACTGTGTTTGAGAATTGAACTGCAGATACTTTAAAGTTGTATGGACATTAAAATGTGTGATACTTTCTTTCCCAGCATTGAAAAATCTTCCACTTTTCACTTAAGAGTATCCCTCAGTCACGGGCTGCTTCGAAACAAGTAGATCATATTTATCTTTCCAATCTCCTGTTTTCTAGGAGAAGACTGTCAAACAGGGTGAGACCCTGGTTGAGGAACTTCAGGCCTCACAAGAGAAATCCATCTCTCAGGTTTCAGAGCTTCATGTTAAGGAACTTGAGGTTCTGCAGAGTCAAGTTGACAAGTTGAAGCAGGAGCTTTCCTCCAACAAGGACACAAACCTGGAGCTTGAGAAGTTGGTGTCTGAGCTGCAGCCATACAAGGAACAGGCTCAGGTAAGCACAAACCCTCGGAAGGTACAGACTATATAGGTATTGGGTGCATTAATCaacgtgtttacaatgtttgccAGGAGCCTGTTTCATGTAAATTGGTAGTTTTATGTTTTACTGACTTTACTAATGTGCGATAATTGAAAATCATTCTTTATGTCAATGAAATTTgacataaataattattttctaaTGTATATTATCAACAACATTTCACGTTTAATTACCatcatacacacgcatacatttGTGATGAGTTCCTCATTTCTACCCAAACATAACCTCTTTCATATTCATTGGATGGTACCACTTGCCATATGCTTGCAGGGGTACATCtgatttaaaatgatgttttaatgtattttaagacCATTCATGATTATTGCACAAGCCAAAAATAATGCTTACGATACTTAACGAGTTCTTTTGTGACTGCAAAATGGTTATCTATGCACTGGGTAGGATTCAAGTTGAATCAGTACTAGCATTTACATACTGTATTTACAGCTATTGATTTTTATTGTTGACTACTTTAGCAATGTACTCCTGCTTGCATGGTTTATGATATTTCATTTAAGTAGAACATTTTCACTTTTTCCCCAAATTCttaatttttatttgtttctataTTATGAAAGGCtataacagtatttattttcccatcatttttatttataaacaaattaaatcaaacctacaataatacacagaaaATTCTTGTGCAATGTGGATTCCCGTAATAATTTTCGAAATTGGTAAAAATAAAACGTCAAAATTAACAGGAATAGCAATTCAAGTTTAAagctttttaaatgcagcaacaaattggttaaatgtaaattaagattccagtatatactgtacatagtTTATACGTatataattgaattgaaaagtttGGCCCCATGGACACAGATCAAGCGAAATGCATTAGTATTGCTATTGATGCTGGTTCAGCTACTCTTTGTTTGTATGTCAGTCAAATTTGTTGGCATCAATTTTGTTAATACATGTATTAAAAATAAGTGCTGAAGTGAAAATGTTccacctttttttatattgctgAAAAGCTTTTGTGGTGTAAGCTGTGGTGTGATCTTTTGCCATTTTGATGCTCCTGCAGCTTAACCTTTCCAATTGAATATCACTTGGTTGGACATATTTGCTTGGTTTAGGTTTTGACTCATCTTActtttccctgtgtgtgtgtgtttatttatatatatatatatatatatatatatatatatatatatatatatatatatatatatatatatatatatatatatatatattcattcattcccctcctttttttctttcaactttATTTTCCCAGTGTCATTCTGCTGAGCTTGACGCCTACAAACATGATGTTGAACGTTTGacaaaaaaactggaaaagCAGAGTCTAGATCTGGAAAATACGTGCAAGGGAAGTGAAGATGTTAAGGCTGAGAAAAGCGAACTGCAGACCAAGCTCTCTGCCCTTGAGATTAGTCACCAGGAGCTTTCAGTCCAGAATGAAGAACTGCTAATAACTAGGGATAAGCTATCAAAAAGTGTAGAGAGACTAATTGCCAACAACAAGTGCTCAGATGAAGAAAGGATTTCATTGAACAAGGAACTGGAGAAGCTCAACAATCTTCTTCAGGAAGTACAGACTGAAAGCAAAAACCTGAAGAATGCCAAAGGTGAATACCAGGCCCAGATTGAGGAGTTACAAAGACAAAATGCAGAGAAGACTGACCTGCTCCTTAAGTATCAGCAGGACATCAAGCAAATTGAGACTAAAAAGAAGCAACTACATGAGGATTATGAAACTGTCTGCAAAGAGAAGAACCAGCTTGAAGATGACTTCAATGAAAGCCGGTCAAAGCTCACATGTGAGAAGGAAAATCTCATTTTAGAGAGAGATTCCAGTAGAAATGGCAAAAAATTGCTTGATGCAAAGAATGCTGAGTTGCAGGCAAAACTTAAATCCTTAAACTTAGAAAAAGAAGATCTTACAATGAGTAACACCCAGCTGCAGGCCCTAACAAAAACACTGACAAAGGAAAAGGTGGCGATGTCTTCTGAAATTAATGCTGCTTTGTTGGATAAAAAGAGCCTTGAGACGGTGAAGGAGGAGCTCCAGAATAAGCTCAGTGCTGCCAAGAAGGATTTGGAGAGCTCTGTCCGTGAATGTGAAGAACTTAAAGCCTCCAAAATGAGCCTGGCCCAAATGCTTGAAGAATTCAAGACGAGCAGTCAGGTGACTGATTCTGAGAGTCTTCAGCTTCTGCAGGAGAAAGAAGACTTGCTTGCAATCCAAAGAAAAGTCTGTCATGAGAAGGAAGAGCTCCTCAGAGAGATGGAAGAAATAAAGGAGAAGTTTCAAGTCTCAACAGAACAACTGTCAAAGTCCAACGAGAAATTTAAAGACGCTTTATCATCTTTTGAGCAAGAGAAGCAAGCATTTCGCCTTCAGAATTCCGAAATTGAAATTGCGTTACATGTTATacgaaaagaaaagatgagccTGGATTCAGAACTAGAGCAGCAGAAAATGGATTATGAGCGTTTGGCAGGGGAGATGGGAGAATTGGAAGAGAAGCACACAAAAACCATATCTGAGAATAATGCTCTTTCTCTTGAGCGTGATAAGCTAACTAGTAATATTCGAACAAATAAGGACCAGTTGGATAGTTACTCAAGAGCTAATGACATCTTTGTTCAAGAGAAGTCTCATTTAACAACAATGCTGGAGGAAACCAAACGCCAAAAAGACGGCGTTGAAGCAGAGATTACCTCTTTGAACCGAGAGAAGGCTGACCTACAAAGTGAGCTGCAGAAACAAACCTTTGATATTGAAATTCTTGAAAAGGCCAACGCTGAACTTGTTCAAAAGCACAGTAAACTAAACATGGATTTTGAGAAGGCTAATTCAGAACTTGTTCAACAGGTTGATAACTTGACAAAAGATTGTCAGCGTCTGCAAATGTTGCAGACTGCAGCGGACAATAAAGTACCGTCCTTGCTTCAGGAGATCCAGGAGTTAAAATGTCAGACTGAATCAATGTCGGGGGCCAAGCACCTTCTGGAAACCCAGTTACAGGCTGAGTCCAGTGAACGAAATAAAGTTATATTTGACAAGGATGATCTAGCCAAACAAATTGAGGAGCTGCAGAGAACATTGTCCAAAGTTACACAAGAAAATAAAGAGATTTGTTCTAACCTAAAGAATACTGATGAGCAAAAGAAGGCTTTTATGATGGATATGGAGGATTTGAAGACTCAATTGAAGCAGCGAGAGCAAGAAACTAGTCTGTTGACAGAAGATAATGGGGAGCTATTATCTAAGCTGGaagaaaaaggcaaacaaatgaCCTTCCTGACCACAGAGAAGGAAGACCTGTTAGCTGAACAGTGTAAATTGGAGCAGAACATTTCTTCTCTCCACACAAGCCAAGAAAAGTGGCTCGTAGAACGATCGAGACTCCTTGGAGAGATAGAAAACATGAACGCTACCCAGAAAGAGCTAGAGGTTGACATCAAGAGCCTACAAACTGTAAAAGAACTTTTGGAAATGCAATGCAAGAATGCTGTCGCGGAGGTTTCGGCCTCTGCCGTTGTGAAAGAAGAGATTTCTTCCGGCATCTCAAACCTAATGGCTGAGAAAGGTGCCCTGCAGGTGGAGAGGGATGAAGCCACCCAGAAAGTCATGCAGCTGGAGTCCCAACTAAAAAATGAAATTTCTAAGCAGCTTGAGGTATTCCTCTTCCAGTAGTACTCACTGACTCTCATACCTTAGAGTAGCTGGAGCTATGTCACCTTATCACTGCATGCTTGCTGGTTTCTGTCCCTTTGCgctcaccttttttattttcgtGCCTAATTTTCATCTTCCATCTACTAACTGCTGTAAATTACCCTTAGCTCCCAGCCTGTGCCTGTGGGTTTATAACGTGATCTAATTAATGTGAGGCAAATTATTTCGGCTTACATAACTATGTCTAAGGTGATCTTTATCACGCTGACCATCTGATggtgtttcatatttcatttcatttgacacATAGTTGCTAGAAATTATAGGCCAGATAATCTGCTTTACAATTTAATTCAGTCAAACTTTTAAGGTTTTTTGCAAAATCTCTCTggtcaaatacacacaaaataatattcagaaaaaaatatgatttgttgATATATATAAAGCAGCTTTCAGGGGTTGTCAGTATCCGTTCTGAGGCCACAGGAATATTTTAGAGAACATACTAATGAACTTCCTGCTTAGTGTAATTTTGATGTTAATTCTCAACCAGAACTTGAAAATTTAAATGAACTGACATTTGAATACCTGATTCTAAATCAGAAATGAATGCAGATAAAGCATGCAATTAATTTATACAAAGATATTGTAAAAATCATTGGTTGAAGTCAAACAATGCATTATGAATCACATTTCTTATTCGGGTTGGTAGAGGTCAGAAGGTGTTTCTCAATCAACCATTTGCTGCTATCAATTTGAAATCCTTAGGCTACAGAGGCCTCTGGCAAGACTGCTGAGACCCTTGAACAGCTGACGAAGGAGAAAGCCAGTTTGATGCAGGAGAAGAACAAAACCCAATTTTCTTTGGAAGAAGTCCTGAGCTCCAAGCAGAAGATGGAGGCACAGGTAAGAGATGCTTTTCTTACTTGGATGTGTAAGCTTTGAGAGATTTTTGGTGTAACTGTAAATTCGGCAAATGAATGTCATTATTGTTTCAGCTGAAAACATTGAAGAACAATATTTCCAAATACGAAGAAGATATAAATGTTTGCAAAGAGCAACTTTGCATAGAAACTGAGAGGACTGAGAGTCAATGCCATGAAATGTGAGTATAAATCCTTTTGTTTTGGCTGCTTGGAAAAAGGAAATCTGTC from Cyclopterus lumpus isolate fCycLum1 chromosome 9, fCycLum1.pri, whole genome shotgun sequence includes these protein-coding regions:
- the clip1a gene encoding CAP-Gly domain-containing linker protein 1 isoform X2, with the protein product MSTAKPSGIKGPSKIARPPATAAPKTNPSTAGAKVNAVDKSDAGAGEGDAEGAGESFQIGERVWVNGNKPGHIQFLGEAQFAPGQWAGIVLDEPIGKNDGSVAGVRYFQCDALQGIFTRPSKLSLTEGEANGTQTAPPSRATSPTPSVGSVASHTPATKSTLSSTTTTTKKAFSTKPATPATPSSNLACTNSESLSNLSETGSVKKGERELKMGDRVLVGGTKAGVVRFLGETDFAKGEWCGVELDEPLGKNDGAVAGTRYFQCQPKYGLFAPVHKVTRIGFPSTTPAKAKTTVRKVVATPSGLKRSPSSSSISTMSSVASSVSAKPSRTGLLTETSSRYNRKISGTTALQEALKEKQQHIEQLMAERDMERAEVAKATGHVGEMEQEIGLLREDQEQMETKMDQLRALVEAADKDKVNLLNQLEEERRKVEDLQFRVEEACITKGDLEVATVSERSRIMDLEKDLSLRTREVADLQLRLGTQQGSEDSTLSPLLEEINSLRDQLATQVVKQQEELTKYKEKLEAQEKIHSEAAAHLQATSVRLSGDNEQLQMRVSQAEKENADVIELWRSKLESVIASHQQAMGELKVSFSKGAGAQTEELIETKSALEGLKIEHNLALEEAGAKHEADAAALTREMQALKAQLFSLVEDKERLEESLRSSVDKTEEQHLVEMEEVLGKLHNADLKVKDLEEKEAMLAQQAQDDDRETKKRISEMVALRSQVAQGNQELVTLKSQLEVVQSQGNNQGAKVSELNSQLEGQQQEVLTLQQSLTTVQQEKDALEKELGGLKQRLAESTEEQTTSANTMQETLEKLSKKEEQCTSLTTESESLRSLLAGLERKLKAADEKLEQLSKAKCKLENDISDIRKTSGDSSEQLTKINDDLIQKERRLEELQSQLSEEKEKVAHSNEQLQQEQLRKEQELMETRDAHQSQISGLQEKIDNLEKTVKQGETLVEELQASQEKSISQVSELHVKELEVLQSQVDKLKQELSSNKDTNLELEKLVSELQPYKEQAQCHSAELDAYKHDVERLTKKLEKQSLDLENTCKGSEDVKAEKSELQTKLSALEISHQELSVQNEELLITRDKLSKSVERLIANNKCSDEERISLNKELEKLNNLLQEVQTESKNLKNAKGEYQAQIEELQRQNAEKTDLLLKYQQDIKQIETKKKQLHEDYETVCKEKNQLEDDFNESRSKLTCEKENLILERDSSRNGKKLLDAKNAELQAKLKSLNLEKEDLTMSNTQLQALTKTLTKEKVAMSSEINAALLDKKSLETVKEELQNKLSAAKKDLESSVRECEELKASKMSLAQMLEEFKTSSQVTDSESLQLLQEKEDLLAIQRKVCHEKEELLREMEEIKEKFQVSTEQLSKSNEKFKDALSSFEQEKQAFRLQNSEIEIALHVIRKEKMSLDSELEQQKMDYERLAGEMGELEEKHTKTISENNALSLERDKLTSNIRTNKDQLDSYSRANDIFVQEKSHLTTMLEETKRQKDGVEAEITSLNREKADLQSELQKQTFDIEILEKANAELVQKHSKLNMDFEKANSELVQQVDNLTKDCQRLQMLQTAADNKVPSLLQEIQELKCQTESMSGAKHLLETQLQAESSERNKVIFDKDDLAKQIEELQRTLSKVTQENKEICSNLKNTDEQKKAFMMDMEDLKTQLKQREQETSLLTEDNGELLSKLEEKGKQMTFLTTEKEDLLAEQCKLEQNISSLHTSQEKWLVERSRLLGEIENMNATQKELEVDIKSLQTVKELLEMQCKNAVAEVSASAVVKEEISSGISNLMAEKGALQVERDEATQKVMQLESQLKNEISKQLEATEASGKTAETLEQLTKEKASLMQEKNKTQFSLEEVLSSKQKMEAQLKTLKNNISKYEEDINVCKEQLCIETERTESQCHEIEELKVAVSVKTQSLQMLQDEKNKLTLDIDNNHKARSDLAKLKDEHSKLKKQLKQSESTLKEQFDKEKAVLQHSIHKNSALISEKDQQVENLRSELVGLRGEGDSVKALQGTIQALERDKFNLQDRVQRLEKDLAAGPDASNKSSGDAVLDQLREAKETSESQIEFLNSVIVDLQRKNKELKEKLEIMAAAALNGNNPSGLENYDRHDKEPPKKKLPPRLFCDICDCFDLHDTEDCPTQMQMPDSPPHTTYHGSKGEDRPYCGICEVFGHWTESCNDDQTF
- the clip1a gene encoding CAP-Gly domain-containing linker protein 1 isoform X1: MSTAKPSGIKGPSKIARPPATAAPKTNPSTAGAKVNAVDKSDAGAGEGDAEGAGESFQIGERVWVNGNKPGHIQFLGEAQFAPGQWAGIVLDEPIGKNDGSVAGVRYFQCDALQGIFTRPSKLSLTEGEANGTQTAPPSRATSPTPSVGSVASHTPATKSTLSSTTTTTKKAFSTKPATPATPSSNLACTNSESLSNLSETGSVKKGERELKMGDRVLVGGTKAGVVRFLGETDFAKGEWCGVELDEPLGKNDGAVAGTRYFQCQPKYGLFAPVHKVTRIGFPSTTPAKAKTTVRKVVATPSGLKRSPSSSSISTMSSVASSVSAKPSRTGLLTETSSRYNRKISGTTALQEALKEKQQHIEQLMAERDMERAEVAKATGHVGEMEQEIGLLREDQEQMETKMDQLRALVEAADKDKVNLLNQLEEERRKVEDLQFRVEEACITKGDLETQTRLEHVHIKELEQSLLFEKTKAEKLQRELEDTRVATVSERSRIMDLEKDLSLRTREVADLQLRLGTQQGSEDSTLSPLLEEINSLRDQLATQVVKQQEELTKYKEKLEAQEKIHSEAAAHLQATSVRLSGDNEQLQMRVSQAEKENADVIELWRSKLESVIASHQQAMGELKVSFSKGAGAQTEELIETKSALEGLKIEHNLALEEAGAKHEADAAALTREMQALKAQLFSLVEDKERLEESLRSSVDKTEEQHLVEMEEVLGKLHNADLKVKDLEEKEAMLAQQAQDDDRETKKRISEMVALRSQVAQGNQELVTLKSQLEVVQSQGNNQGAKVSELNSQLEGQQQEVLTLQQSLTTVQQEKDALEKELGGLKQRLAESTEEQTTSANTMQETLEKLSKKEEQCTSLTTESESLRSLLAGLERKLKAADEKLEQLSKAKCKLENDISDIRKTSGDSSEQLTKINDDLIQKERRLEELQSQLSEEKEKVAHSNEQLQQEQLRKEQELMETRDAHQSQISGLQEKIDNLEKTVKQGETLVEELQASQEKSISQVSELHVKELEVLQSQVDKLKQELSSNKDTNLELEKLVSELQPYKEQAQCHSAELDAYKHDVERLTKKLEKQSLDLENTCKGSEDVKAEKSELQTKLSALEISHQELSVQNEELLITRDKLSKSVERLIANNKCSDEERISLNKELEKLNNLLQEVQTESKNLKNAKGEYQAQIEELQRQNAEKTDLLLKYQQDIKQIETKKKQLHEDYETVCKEKNQLEDDFNESRSKLTCEKENLILERDSSRNGKKLLDAKNAELQAKLKSLNLEKEDLTMSNTQLQALTKTLTKEKVAMSSEINAALLDKKSLETVKEELQNKLSAAKKDLESSVRECEELKASKMSLAQMLEEFKTSSQVTDSESLQLLQEKEDLLAIQRKVCHEKEELLREMEEIKEKFQVSTEQLSKSNEKFKDALSSFEQEKQAFRLQNSEIEIALHVIRKEKMSLDSELEQQKMDYERLAGEMGELEEKHTKTISENNALSLERDKLTSNIRTNKDQLDSYSRANDIFVQEKSHLTTMLEETKRQKDGVEAEITSLNREKADLQSELQKQTFDIEILEKANAELVQKHSKLNMDFEKANSELVQQVDNLTKDCQRLQMLQTAADNKVPSLLQEIQELKCQTESMSGAKHLLETQLQAESSERNKVIFDKDDLAKQIEELQRTLSKVTQENKEICSNLKNTDEQKKAFMMDMEDLKTQLKQREQETSLLTEDNGELLSKLEEKGKQMTFLTTEKEDLLAEQCKLEQNISSLHTSQEKWLVERSRLLGEIENMNATQKELEVDIKSLQTVKELLEMQCKNAVAEVSASAVVKEEISSGISNLMAEKGALQVERDEATQKVMQLESQLKNEISKQLEATEASGKTAETLEQLTKEKASLMQEKNKTQFSLEEVLSSKQKMEAQLKTLKNNISKYEEDINVCKEQLCIETERTESQCHEIEELKVAVSVKTQSLQMLQDEKNKLTLDIDNNHKARSDLAKLKDEHSKLKKQLKQSESTLKEQFDKEKAVLQHSIHKNSALISEKDQQVENLRSELVGLRGEGDSVKALQGTIQALERDKFNLQDRVQRLEKDLAAGPDASNKSSGDAVLDQLREAKETSESQIEFLNSVIVDLQRKNKELKEKLEIMAAAALNGNNPSGLENYDRHDKEPPKKKLPPRLFCDICDCFDLHDTEDCPTQMQMPDSPPHTTYHGSKGEDRPYCGICEVFGHWTESCNDDQTF